One part of the Bdellovibrio sp. KM01 genome encodes these proteins:
- a CDS encoding flagellin — protein MGLRIATNTASIAAQRVLSTQQKRTEHSAQALASGSRIVNAADDAAGLAISENFKGQLKGIAAARNNANNAISFAQVGEGGLNEISNILIRLRELGVQSASDTIGETERGFLNKETQQLLQEADRIAKTTVFGNRKLLDGSGGELEFQVGANAGDDNMIKVTFDADASASNLGIDGIDMDSKSGARSSLEDIDKALVKVSEMRAGFGATQSRLESTVSNLDISYENLSAANSRIRDTDIAKETSEMASANILQNTAVSVLAQANQLPNVAMKLVG, from the coding sequence ATGGGCTTAAGAATTGCGACAAATACAGCGTCTATCGCTGCTCAGCGTGTATTGTCCACGCAACAAAAAAGAACTGAGCACTCTGCTCAAGCTCTTGCTTCAGGTTCCCGTATCGTAAATGCTGCTGACGACGCCGCAGGTTTGGCGATCTCAGAAAACTTCAAAGGACAATTAAAAGGTATTGCTGCCGCGAGAAATAACGCGAACAACGCGATTTCCTTTGCGCAAGTAGGTGAGGGTGGTCTGAATGAGATCTCCAATATCCTGATTCGTTTGCGTGAGCTAGGAGTTCAATCCGCTTCCGATACTATCGGTGAAACAGAGCGTGGATTCCTAAATAAAGAGACCCAACAACTTCTCCAAGAGGCCGATCGTATTGCCAAGACCACAGTGTTTGGTAATCGTAAACTTCTCGATGGATCTGGCGGTGAGCTGGAGTTCCAAGTCGGCGCCAATGCCGGAGATGATAATATGATTAAAGTAACCTTCGATGCCGATGCTTCTGCAAGTAATCTTGGTATCGACGGAATCGATATGGACTCGAAAAGTGGAGCCCGCTCTTCATTAGAAGATATCGATAAAGCTCTGGTGAAAGTCAGTGAGATGCGCGCCGGCTTCGGTGCGACCCAATCACGACTGGAATCCACAGTAAGTAACTTAGATATTTCCTACGAGAATTTGTCTGCTGCGAACTCTCGTATCCGTGACACAGATATCGCAAAAGAAACGTCAGAAATGGCCTCTGCCAACATTCTGCAAAACACAGCGGTATCGGTTCTGGCTCAAGCCAATCAGCTACCAAACGTAGCTATGAAACTAGTTGGCTAA
- a CDS encoding 3D domain-containing protein, which produces MKTAGKLLSTMVFILHFSACAQTKVMEGDAELLSPTIYFKPTVHFDAAKCTQEQLKDMLTPDGKILTTICSKDFDRCLIEGSCFVDKAGSVRSFNYHSRVKDIPRFVEVDLRKCPFGYGVNSTCLDPYYTIAADLSIYKVGDVVFVPRLVGAPMPDGSTHDGYVVIRDRGARILGQGRFDFFTGFYNHADKDNIIARLGFGDPYARFDYRLATPEEAAATRERRGYPGLKNVVVIRALETISTLSRTKTSDSEHE; this is translated from the coding sequence ATGAAAACCGCAGGCAAATTACTAAGCACTATGGTGTTTATTCTTCACTTCTCAGCGTGTGCCCAAACGAAGGTCATGGAAGGTGATGCGGAATTGTTGTCGCCGACGATTTATTTTAAGCCCACGGTGCATTTTGATGCCGCCAAATGCACTCAAGAGCAGCTTAAAGATATGCTAACACCCGATGGAAAAATTTTGACCACGATTTGCTCCAAGGATTTTGACCGATGTTTGATAGAGGGTTCTTGCTTTGTTGATAAAGCGGGCTCCGTGAGATCGTTTAACTATCACTCACGGGTAAAAGACATCCCTCGATTTGTGGAAGTGGACCTGCGCAAATGTCCATTCGGTTACGGAGTGAACTCCACTTGTTTAGATCCCTATTATACTATCGCTGCGGACCTTTCGATTTACAAAGTTGGAGATGTGGTTTTTGTACCACGCCTAGTAGGTGCGCCGATGCCTGATGGCAGTACTCATGATGGCTACGTCGTGATTCGTGATCGTGGCGCACGGATCTTGGGACAGGGAAGATTTGATTTCTTTACCGGTTTTTATAATCATGCGGACAAAGACAACATCATTGCTCGTTTAGGCTTTGGTGATCCCTATGCGCGCTTTGATTATCGACTGGCGACTCCTGAAGAAGCAGCGGCCACTCGAGAACGTCGGGGGTACCCTGGTTTAAAAAACGTCGTCGTCATTCGGGCTCTCGAGACAATCTCTACTCTCTCCCGCACAAAGACCTCAGATTCTGAACATGAATAA
- a CDS encoding DoxX family membrane protein, which yields MFVSFFESVKYVGHLLPISFLRIFLGYYYLEQALQKYRGDFLTRPRIADQIAEWLPTSHAPNWFKIFASAQMIPNWQTVAFIIVGLEFAIAISYIIGYVVRPIALIGMLLCVTMLFISGPGHEDFYKTFLAIHLILAWVGAGRCLGLDYYYFKRRRGIWW from the coding sequence ATGTTTGTTTCATTCTTTGAGAGCGTTAAATACGTAGGACATCTTTTGCCCATTTCTTTTTTAAGAATATTTCTGGGCTATTACTATTTAGAGCAAGCATTGCAAAAGTATCGCGGCGATTTTTTAACTCGTCCACGCATTGCCGATCAAATTGCAGAGTGGTTGCCAACCAGCCATGCACCGAATTGGTTTAAAATTTTTGCGAGTGCGCAGATGATCCCTAATTGGCAAACAGTGGCCTTCATCATCGTGGGCTTGGAGTTTGCAATCGCGATTTCCTATATCATCGGTTATGTTGTTCGTCCTATCGCTTTGATCGGGATGCTTTTGTGCGTGACGATGCTTTTCATCTCGGGACCGGGACACGAAGACTTTTACAAAACTTTCCTGGCGATTCACCTGATCCTGGCGTGGGTGGGGGCAGGCCGTTGTCTGGGATTGGATTACTATTACTTCAAACGCCGCCGCGGTATCTGGTGGTAA
- a CDS encoding ABC transporter permease subunit has product MSLRKLLRLALVVFLLFPFLFLLTQFRPQELPDMAELWWAFKNTFIQALLSSVCSLFLGIWASFGILNFPPGKSRLRLVLEVACLVPNFLPPLFILLSVLNIVDPFPMGVLGIALVHTVMNFGLVAVLFTSIVESKVGGVAELSYVEGAGRWQFISKGLLPMLKKDLWLLGLFIFVVCFGSFSVPLIVGGGKGTTIEVLIYEKIRLSSDWGGAVFLAALQSLFIFGLSLIVGRGKGSTATRYANLSLLRTRTGIAIIVAISLMYLTGYVQGLIAGFGMMSTLYEYQSALAWSFVGSILIGMTVGIFCYAGLMLIAFCWPKPWFDKFLNGYVAPSTSLACFCLLILSPNEGIFPFIKIPVALVLLSLNGLFRMGWDSELRSLDSQLNVAYAMGASPVLIFKEVMFPQISAKAGVLAGIGAVWACGDFAVSRILAHRDLSIAMMTETLMSSYRLNQATVLSLLIIVAGIICFALCVGGSRVLRRKFTP; this is encoded by the coding sequence TTGAGTTTGCGTAAACTTCTTCGCCTAGCTCTGGTTGTATTTCTGCTGTTTCCGTTTCTGTTTCTGCTAACGCAGTTCAGACCTCAGGAACTGCCGGATATGGCCGAGCTGTGGTGGGCTTTTAAAAATACTTTCATTCAAGCTTTGCTTTCTTCGGTATGCTCACTGTTTTTGGGAATCTGGGCTTCGTTTGGGATTTTGAATTTTCCGCCAGGCAAAAGCCGCCTGCGCCTGGTTTTGGAAGTGGCGTGCCTGGTTCCAAACTTTTTACCACCACTCTTTATTCTGCTTTCGGTTTTAAATATCGTGGACCCATTTCCGATGGGAGTTCTGGGAATAGCCTTGGTTCACACAGTGATGAACTTTGGCTTGGTTGCAGTTTTATTCACCAGCATTGTTGAAAGCAAAGTCGGTGGGGTGGCCGAGCTTTCCTATGTTGAGGGCGCGGGCCGTTGGCAGTTTATTTCCAAGGGACTGCTGCCGATGCTTAAGAAAGATCTTTGGCTTTTGGGTTTGTTTATCTTTGTCGTTTGCTTTGGCAGTTTTTCCGTTCCGTTAATTGTCGGTGGTGGCAAGGGCACGACGATTGAAGTTTTGATCTATGAAAAGATCCGCCTGTCCAGTGATTGGGGTGGCGCGGTTTTCCTGGCTGCTTTGCAGTCGTTGTTTATTTTTGGGCTCTCTTTGATCGTGGGTCGCGGCAAAGGCAGCACAGCCACGCGCTATGCAAATTTAAGTTTGCTTCGCACTCGGACTGGGATCGCAATCATTGTTGCCATTTCTTTGATGTATTTAACAGGCTATGTTCAGGGCCTTATCGCGGGCTTTGGAATGATGTCGACGCTGTATGAATACCAGTCAGCATTGGCCTGGAGTTTTGTGGGAAGTATTCTGATTGGGATGACTGTCGGAATTTTCTGTTATGCCGGTTTGATGCTAATCGCCTTTTGCTGGCCAAAACCCTGGTTCGACAAATTTTTGAATGGATATGTGGCGCCTAGCACGTCGTTGGCTTGTTTTTGCCTGCTGATTTTAAGTCCCAATGAAGGTATCTTTCCGTTTATTAAAATACCTGTCGCGCTGGTACTTCTTAGTTTGAACGGCTTGTTTCGCATGGGCTGGGACAGTGAGCTGCGCTCCTTGGATTCTCAATTGAATGTGGCGTATGCGATGGGGGCGTCCCCGGTGCTAATTTTTAAAGAGGTCATGTTTCCGCAGATTTCTGCCAAGGCAGGAGTGCTTGCGGGCATTGGTGCTGTATGGGCTTGTGGAGATTTTGCGGTTTCACGTATTCTGGCGCATCGTGATTTAAGTATTGCGATGATGACGGAAACTTTGATGTCGAGTTATCGCCTGAATCAGGCAACGGTTTTAAGTCTTTTGATTATCGTTGCCGGAATAATTTGTTTTGCTTTGTGTGTGGGGGGAAGTCGTGTCCTTCGTCGAAAATTTACGCCGTGA
- a CDS encoding ATP-binding protein encodes MFLATFVVALIGLKIVESTIVDSTYERLTQIRIAKTTAIENYFRDLQMAINLISSHELTDNLLQSSSAESFPEFRRLLDNYVLDFNIYDMALIDPEGRVLYTTRKDFDDGISVFDETPGTAKLKDLFNWAQKAQEGSTLFLDFEKDPVSVKFTTGYVASPIIRSGKFLGAVVIKISISEIDRITSDNFAWATHGMGQTGETLIYGEDWSLRNTGRFRTEDVEGPQPPTNTPASNRGDEDIKKIENLSEVRELGTDYRNQKVIRSIGKIYLPNGELWYIQTKIDESEAFAVLDRIAIASSAAAVLIFILFFFATFAATGKVVEPIQLLTDRLEKLGTSNLTQKINYQSRDEIGMLVTKYNQLADRLETTTVSKEFLDSVIQSIKAFLFIVKVIHHDDWRQSSYMISQANEYALKLLGLSPNQVSQVDLKNLIHAQPEFKNYTWLLQTRHSIQAEITNVDGHRIPILMNWAALPNRTSKDLTFVFVGTDITDRIQSEQALIQAREQAVKASQAKSEFLARMSHEIRTPLNAIIGITDILSESDLKPEQAQLVQVCANAGENLLSLINDILDISKIEAREVRIEKIAFDLIATTKNICDILKQKAAEKNLDFHLTVNLDGERSHIIGDPTRLRQILFNLIGNAIKFTQSGEIAVTAEFEDETKKNVLFQIRDTGTGIPKDKQHLLFQNFVQADSSITRKFGGSGLGLTISKNLVELMGGKIWFESRENQGSTFAFTVPYIPTDSVVEAPRPFEESKGIPQIAQNISRNGRILIVDDTEDNRFLLLTYLKKFPFDIVQAENGAVAVEKATHGNFDIILMDIQMPVMDGYVATRKIREWEKTNHHKPVPIIAVSANAMAEDIQKSLDAGCTEHLTKPVKKTALLEMVQRYTI; translated from the coding sequence GTGTTTTTGGCCACCTTTGTCGTTGCTTTGATCGGTTTGAAAATCGTGGAGTCAACAATCGTCGACAGCACCTATGAACGTCTGACACAAATCCGTATCGCAAAAACCACAGCCATTGAAAATTACTTCCGCGATTTGCAGATGGCGATCAACCTGATTTCGTCCCACGAGCTGACCGATAACCTTTTGCAATCTTCCAGCGCAGAATCTTTTCCAGAATTCCGCCGCTTATTGGACAACTACGTTTTGGATTTCAATATTTACGACATGGCTTTGATCGATCCCGAAGGTCGAGTTCTGTACACCACTCGTAAAGACTTCGATGATGGTATTTCCGTATTCGATGAAACACCGGGCACAGCAAAACTCAAAGATCTATTCAACTGGGCCCAAAAAGCACAAGAAGGCTCCACGCTGTTTCTGGATTTCGAAAAAGATCCGGTCAGTGTCAAATTCACGACGGGCTATGTCGCCTCGCCTATTATCCGCAGCGGAAAATTTCTGGGAGCCGTGGTTATCAAGATTTCCATCTCTGAAATCGATCGTATTACCAGTGATAACTTTGCCTGGGCGACACATGGTATGGGTCAAACTGGTGAAACGCTGATTTACGGCGAAGACTGGAGCTTGCGTAATACCGGTCGCTTCCGTACAGAAGATGTCGAAGGTCCACAACCACCAACAAACACGCCTGCCAGCAACCGCGGTGACGAGGACATCAAGAAAATTGAAAACCTCAGCGAGGTGCGGGAACTGGGAACGGACTATCGTAATCAAAAAGTCATTCGTTCTATCGGTAAGATCTATCTTCCGAATGGTGAGCTTTGGTACATTCAAACCAAAATTGACGAGAGCGAAGCCTTTGCGGTTTTAGACCGTATCGCAATTGCATCGAGTGCGGCTGCCGTCCTGATCTTTATCCTGTTCTTCTTTGCGACGTTCGCAGCGACCGGAAAAGTGGTCGAACCGATTCAGCTTTTGACAGATCGCCTGGAAAAACTTGGTACGAGTAACCTGACTCAAAAAATCAATTACCAGTCCCGTGATGAAATCGGGATGCTGGTTACCAAGTACAATCAGTTGGCGGATCGTCTCGAGACCACGACCGTATCCAAGGAATTCCTGGATAGCGTTATTCAATCCATCAAAGCCTTCCTTTTCATCGTAAAAGTCATCCACCATGATGACTGGCGCCAGTCGTCTTACATGATTTCTCAGGCCAATGAGTATGCTTTGAAACTTTTGGGACTTTCCCCTAATCAAGTTTCTCAGGTGGATTTAAAAAATCTAATTCATGCCCAGCCAGAATTTAAAAACTACACCTGGCTTTTACAAACCCGCCACAGTATCCAGGCCGAGATCACGAACGTTGATGGACACCGTATTCCTATTCTGATGAACTGGGCGGCTTTGCCGAACAGAACTTCGAAAGATCTGACTTTCGTGTTCGTCGGAACAGATATCACAGATCGTATCCAAAGCGAGCAAGCCCTGATTCAAGCCCGTGAGCAAGCGGTCAAAGCATCTCAGGCCAAGTCGGAATTCTTGGCGCGTATGTCCCATGAAATCCGCACCCCGCTGAATGCGATTATCGGTATCACAGATATTCTTTCAGAATCGGATTTAAAACCGGAGCAGGCGCAATTGGTTCAAGTTTGCGCGAACGCCGGTGAAAATCTTCTTTCCTTGATCAATGATATTTTGGATATCTCAAAAATCGAAGCCCGCGAAGTTCGTATCGAGAAAATCGCCTTCGATTTGATTGCAACGACGAAAAATATTTGCGACATCTTGAAACAAAAAGCAGCCGAGAAAAATCTGGATTTCCATCTTACCGTGAATCTGGATGGCGAACGATCGCACATCATCGGGGATCCAACACGTTTACGTCAGATCCTGTTTAATTTGATCGGGAATGCGATCAAATTCACTCAATCTGGAGAGATCGCTGTCACAGCAGAGTTTGAAGACGAGACTAAAAAGAATGTTCTATTCCAAATTCGCGATACCGGTACAGGTATCCCTAAGGACAAGCAGCATCTTTTGTTCCAAAACTTCGTTCAGGCCGACAGCTCAATCACTCGTAAATTCGGGGGCAGCGGCTTAGGACTGACGATTTCGAAAAACTTAGTGGAGCTCATGGGTGGTAAAATCTGGTTTGAAAGCCGCGAGAACCAGGGAAGCACTTTCGCCTTTACAGTTCCTTATATCCCGACAGATTCCGTGGTGGAAGCACCTCGTCCATTTGAAGAATCAAAAGGAATTCCGCAAATCGCGCAGAATATCAGCCGTAACGGTCGCATCCTGATTGTCGACGACACCGAAGACAACCGCTTCTTGTTATTGACGTATTTAAAGAAATTCCCATTTGATATCGTGCAGGCAGAAAACGGTGCCGTCGCCGTTGAAAAAGCCACGCATGGAAACTTTGATATTATCCTGATGGACATTCAAATGCCGGTGATGGATGGCTATGTTGCTACTCGCAAGATTCGCGAATGGGAAAAGACCAATCACCACAAACCGGTCCCAATCATCGCAGTGAGTGCGAATGCCATGGCTGAAGATATTCAGAAATCTCTGGATGCTGGATGCACAGAACACCTAACCAAGCCCGTTAAGAAAACAGCACTGCTTGAAATGGTTCAGCGCTACACCATCTAA
- a CDS encoding flagellin, with amino-acid sequence MGMRISTNIAAVNAQRTLQGSQRVIGKSMEQLSSGSRINKAADDAAGLAISEGMKSQIRSYSQAQRNANDGISMVQTAEGGLSEVSNILTRMRELGVQASSDTIGDTERGFLDKEVQQLKAESQRITQSTKFGTTKLLDGSGDKYDFQVGIGNDDFADRISFNAGETDATTASLGIDGFDFSSKAGAQEALEKIDSAQTKVNGYRANLGALQNRLTSTVDNLGVQHENISAANSRIRDTDIAAASADQAKNQVLLQANTSVLAQANQMPGAALKLIG; translated from the coding sequence ATGGGAATGAGAATTTCAACTAATATCGCAGCGGTAAATGCACAAAGAACTCTACAAGGTTCTCAACGTGTTATCGGTAAATCCATGGAGCAATTGTCTTCTGGATCGCGCATCAACAAAGCTGCAGATGATGCTGCCGGCTTGGCAATCTCTGAAGGTATGAAGTCGCAAATCAGATCTTACAGCCAAGCACAACGAAATGCGAATGATGGTATCTCAATGGTGCAAACTGCTGAGGGTGGTTTGTCTGAAGTTTCCAACATCTTAACTCGTATGCGTGAGTTGGGAGTACAAGCTTCTTCTGATACTATCGGTGATACAGAGCGTGGCTTCCTTGATAAAGAGGTTCAACAATTGAAAGCTGAGTCTCAACGTATCACTCAATCTACTAAATTTGGTACTACTAAACTACTTGATGGTTCTGGCGACAAGTATGACTTCCAAGTAGGTATCGGTAATGATGACTTTGCGGACCGTATCTCCTTCAACGCAGGTGAGACAGACGCAACAACAGCTTCTCTAGGTATTGACGGTTTCGATTTCAGCTCTAAAGCGGGTGCTCAAGAAGCTCTTGAGAAAATCGACAGCGCTCAAACTAAAGTGAACGGTTATCGCGCAAATCTTGGTGCCCTTCAAAATCGTCTGACATCAACTGTCGACAACTTGGGTGTGCAACATGAGAACATTTCTGCCGCGAACTCTCGTATCCGTGATACAGACATCGCAGCAGCTTCAGCTGACCAAGCAAAAAACCAAGTGTTGCTACAAGCTAACACGAGTGTTCTTGCTCAGGCGAACCAAATGCCGGGCGCAGCATTGAAACTAATTGGCTAA
- a CDS encoding thiamine ABC transporter substrate-binding protein: MKNFIVFIAVVFLGLFLALLNRTETNTSAGSMPTLRVFGYSSFTGKFGPGPSLKTEFEKSCNCKLEFIEGSDSGILLQRLKIEGESLGADLVIGLDQFDISKATAEHQWRKMNLGDLNVYDVVKPALANKFFVPYDWGALTFVMRTGELKKTPAKIDDLLDPELTKKISLEDPRTSSPGMQFLYWLVKSKGEEEAFQFLQKLMPQVHSFSPTWSAAYGLFTNKQTKLAYSYVTSPLYHEIEEKKKDYQAIVFAEPLPVQFEFMGIPEFCRHCELAEKFVNLMLSPAGQKIIMEKNYMMPVMKGVRDGTPFATVPEYKSVPGFEILPTAEVDRLLKRWTEVRRGNLN, translated from the coding sequence ATGAAAAATTTTATCGTTTTTATTGCAGTGGTATTTTTAGGTTTGTTCCTGGCTCTTTTGAACCGCACGGAAACAAATACTTCCGCGGGGTCGATGCCGACGTTGCGTGTTTTTGGTTATTCTTCCTTTACGGGAAAATTTGGCCCGGGTCCGTCTTTGAAGACGGAGTTTGAAAAGTCCTGTAACTGCAAACTGGAATTTATCGAGGGCAGTGACTCTGGAATTTTACTTCAACGTTTGAAAATTGAAGGTGAAAGTTTGGGAGCTGACTTGGTGATCGGCCTTGATCAGTTCGATATTTCCAAAGCAACAGCGGAACACCAATGGCGAAAAATGAATTTGGGTGATTTGAACGTCTATGACGTGGTGAAACCCGCTTTAGCGAATAAATTCTTTGTCCCTTATGACTGGGGCGCTTTGACCTTTGTGATGCGCACAGGGGAGCTTAAGAAAACTCCAGCAAAAATTGATGATCTTTTGGACCCTGAACTGACCAAGAAAATTTCTTTGGAAGATCCTCGCACCAGCTCGCCAGGAATGCAGTTCCTGTATTGGTTGGTGAAATCAAAAGGCGAGGAAGAGGCTTTTCAATTTTTGCAAAAGTTGATGCCACAGGTTCACAGCTTTTCTCCGACCTGGTCCGCAGCGTATGGGCTTTTCACTAATAAGCAGACGAAACTTGCTTACTCTTATGTGACATCGCCGCTTTATCATGAAATCGAAGAGAAAAAGAAAGACTATCAAGCCATCGTCTTCGCTGAGCCCTTGCCTGTGCAGTTTGAATTCATGGGTATTCCTGAATTTTGCCGTCACTGCGAGCTTGCTGAAAAATTTGTGAATTTGATGCTTTCTCCGGCTGGCCAAAAAATCATTATGGAAAAGAACTATATGATGCCCGTGATGAAGGGCGTTCGCGATGGAACTCCTTTCGCGACGGTACCTGAATATAAATCCGTCCCTGGATTTGAAATCCTGCCGACGGCCGAAGTGGACCGCCTGTTAAAACGTTGGACTGAAGTTCGCCGAGGCAATCTCAATTGA
- a CDS encoding transposase, translating into MMKQPSFLSLTVPWQHRYCHGGTLRKTSKGRGSRPLSTKDPIHLVLKINKSTVRGGLRNRYAFKLMTALIKRYSLKFFIKIEQFSIQNDHVHLLIRGSRRSKLQSFLRVLPGQFAQNMTDTPETTNEGKKDRREKIWKYRPFTRIVKGFKPYQIVRNYIQLNECEANGRPYSKTRLRGLTQEQLIELWNN; encoded by the coding sequence ATGATGAAACAACCATCTTTTCTATCACTCACAGTTCCTTGGCAACATCGCTACTGTCACGGGGGCACCTTACGAAAGACATCAAAAGGAAGAGGATCGCGCCCCCTATCCACAAAGGATCCGATTCATTTAGTACTAAAGATCAACAAATCGACAGTCCGTGGCGGCCTCCGCAATCGATATGCTTTCAAACTGATGACAGCTCTAATTAAAAGATATTCCCTGAAGTTCTTTATTAAGATCGAGCAGTTTTCGATTCAAAACGACCATGTTCATCTATTAATCCGTGGAAGCCGCCGCTCCAAACTCCAAAGCTTCCTCCGGGTGCTGCCAGGACAATTCGCTCAGAACATGACCGATACCCCCGAAACCACGAACGAAGGTAAAAAAGACAGAAGAGAAAAGATCTGGAAATATCGTCCATTCACCCGGATCGTAAAGGGCTTCAAACCCTATCAAATAGTACGAAACTACATCCAACTAAACGAATGCGAAGCCAACGGCCGCCCCTACTCAAAAACCCGCCTAAGAGGCCTAACCCAAGAACAACTAATAGAACTCTGGAACAACTGA
- the nth gene encoding endonuclease III, with amino-acid sequence MATTVTSKKKAPLEQTISLLKRYYPDAHCALNHRNPFELLVATVLSAQCTDERVNMVTPALFEKYPTPLAMSKAPLGSLESLVRSTGFFKNKAKNLKSAATDLVKKYDGEIPQDLEALVGLAGVGRKTANVVLGNAFDIPSGIVVDTHVTRLSNRLGWVKTENAVQIEKILCKVVPEDDWILLSHLLISHGRAICKARKPDCAHCFLETTCPKRGV; translated from the coding sequence TTGGCAACGACGGTGACGAGTAAAAAGAAAGCTCCTCTCGAGCAGACTATATCCCTTTTAAAGCGCTATTATCCTGACGCTCATTGCGCTCTAAACCATCGCAATCCTTTTGAATTACTAGTCGCCACGGTTTTATCCGCACAATGCACGGATGAACGCGTGAACATGGTGACCCCAGCACTTTTCGAGAAATATCCCACGCCACTGGCCATGTCGAAAGCTCCTTTGGGGAGTTTAGAAAGCCTGGTTCGTTCCACGGGATTTTTTAAAAACAAAGCCAAGAATTTGAAGTCTGCTGCCACTGATTTGGTGAAAAAATATGACGGCGAAATCCCCCAGGATCTTGAGGCTTTGGTCGGGCTTGCGGGGGTAGGCCGAAAAACCGCGAATGTGGTTTTGGGTAACGCATTTGATATCCCCAGTGGCATCGTGGTTGATACGCATGTCACACGCTTGTCGAATCGCCTGGGTTGGGTAAAAACCGAAAACGCTGTGCAGATCGAAAAGATTTTGTGCAAAGTGGTGCCAGAAGACGATTGGATTTTGTTATCGCATTTATTGATTTCACATGGTCGAGCTATCTGTAAGGCGAGAAAACCTGATTGCGCTCACTGCTTCCTTGAGACGACTTGCCCGAAGCGCGGAGTCTAG
- a CDS encoding ATP-binding cassette domain-containing protein, whose product MSFVENLRRDYGDFKIDIPRWEILDQGVTVLSGPSGSGKTTAFRMLLGLEDCPGMKWTFDGQDLAKLKTPDRRLGVVFQTLDLFPHMTARENILFAARARGIPEEKVRTRLKDLTQSLKMESFLDRSASIISGGEKQRVAIARALMGEPRLLLLDEPFSALDQELREDSRRLVKAVIEAEKIPTLLVTHDPKDIEVLANKVFYIRNGSIISES is encoded by the coding sequence GTGTCCTTCGTCGAAAATTTACGCCGTGATTATGGTGACTTCAAAATTGATATTCCTCGTTGGGAGATCCTGGATCAGGGAGTGACCGTATTGTCAGGTCCTTCCGGCTCTGGAAAAACCACCGCTTTTAGAATGCTTTTGGGATTGGAAGATTGCCCAGGAATGAAGTGGACCTTTGATGGTCAGGATTTGGCGAAACTGAAAACTCCAGATCGCCGATTGGGCGTTGTGTTTCAAACCTTGGATTTGTTTCCCCATATGACAGCCCGGGAGAATATCTTGTTTGCGGCCCGTGCGCGCGGAATTCCCGAAGAAAAAGTCAGAACTCGATTAAAAGACCTGACTCAAAGTTTGAAAATGGAGTCTTTTCTGGATCGTTCTGCTTCGATTATTTCCGGCGGCGAAAAACAGCGTGTCGCCATCGCCAGAGCATTGATGGGTGAGCCACGTCTGCTTCTATTGGATGAGCCATTTTCAGCCTTGGACCAGGAACTTCGTGAAGACAGTCGTCGCCTAGTTAAAGCGGTGATAGAGGCTGAAAAAATTCCGACCCTTTTGGTCACTCATGATCCAAAAGATATCGAAGTCCTTGCGAATAAGGTGTTCTATATCCGCAACGGATCGATTATTTCTGAAAGCTAA
- a CDS encoding ferredoxin — protein MADKGSKWSENKPGKVFVDQSCIACDACVLTAPKNFSMHEEDGHAFVSKQPESPEEAELVKEAIEGCPVEAIGNDGDE, from the coding sequence ATGGCTGATAAGGGTTCAAAATGGTCGGAAAATAAACCGGGTAAAGTATTCGTGGATCAATCTTGTATTGCCTGCGACGCCTGCGTTTTGACGGCTCCAAAGAACTTCTCCATGCACGAAGAAGACGGTCACGCCTTCGTCTCCAAGCAACCAGAAAGCCCCGAAGAAGCTGAATTGGTAAAAGAAGCCATCGAAGGCTGCCCAGTTGAAGCAATTGGCAACGACGGTGACGAGTAA